One segment of Oreochromis niloticus isolate F11D_XX linkage group LG8, O_niloticus_UMD_NMBU, whole genome shotgun sequence DNA contains the following:
- the pts gene encoding 6-pyruvoyl tetrahydrobiopterin synthase → MAGSSAQSSTAERIGYISRIESFSACHRLHSIHLSDEENKKVYGKCNNPNGHGHNYKVEVTVRGKIDAKTGMVMNLTDLKKCIEEVIMIPLDHKNLDKDVPYFTTVVSTTENVAVYIWDNMVKVLPPGLLYEIKIHETDKNVVVYRGE, encoded by the exons ATGGCAGGGTCATCTGCGCAGAGTAGCACAGCGGAGCGCATCGGATACATAAGCAGAATCGAGAGCTTCAGCGCCTGTCACCGTCTTCACAG CATTCACCTGAGTGATGAGGAGAATAAAAAAGTGTACGGAAAGTGCAACAATCCCAACGGTCATGGACACAACTACAAAG TGGAAGTAACCGTGCGTGGAAAG ATTGATGCTAAAACTGGCATGGTCATGAATCTGACTGACTTGAAGAAATGTATCGag GAAGTAATCATGATTCCGCTGGACCATAAAAACCTTGATAAGGATGTTCCATATTTTACTACTGTTGTCAG CACAACAGAGAACGTGGCTGTTTACATCTGGGACAACATGGTGAAGGTTCTCCCGCCCGGCCTGCTCTATGAGATCAAGATTCATGAGACCGATAAGAACGTGGTCGTGTATCGAGGAGAGTAG